In the Solanum pennellii chromosome 5, SPENNV200 genome, one interval contains:
- the LOC107020560 gene encoding 6-phosphogluconate dehydrogenase, decarboxylating 2 → MATPTRIGLAGLAVMGQNLALNIAEKGFPISVYNRTTSKVDETVERAKNEGNLPLYGFHDPESFVLSIQKPRVIIILVKAGAPVDQTIKTLSSYMEKGDCIIDGGNEWYENTERREKDMAELGLRYLGMGVSGGEEGARNGPSLMPGGSFEAYKYIEDILLKVAAQVPDSGPCVTYIGKGGSGNFVKMVHNGIEYGDMQLIAEAYDVLKSVGKLSNDELHQAFSEWNIGELQSFLIEITADIFGIKDDKADGHLVDKVLDKTGMKGTGKWTVQQAAELSIAAPTIASSLDSRFLSGLKDERVQAAKVFKSCGVSDILVEQSVDKKQLIDDVRKALYASKICSYAQGMNLIRAKSAEKGWDLKLGELARIWKGGCIIRAIFLDRIKQAYDRNADLANLLVDEEFAKEVVERQSAWRRVVCLAITSGISTPGMSSSLAYFDSYRRERLPANLVQAQRDYFGAHTYERTDMPGSFHTEWFKIAKQSKI, encoded by the coding sequence ATGGCTACCCCGACAAGAATTGGTCTTGCTGGCCTTGCTGTTATGGGCCAAAATCTTGCTCTCAATATTGCTGAGAAAGGATTCCCTATATCTGTTTACAACCGAACCACTTCAAAAGTTGATGAGACTGTTGAACGAGCTAAAAATGAAGGAAATCTTCCTCTCTATGGCTTTCATGACCCAGAGTCCTTTGTCCTCTCTATCCAAAAGCCTCGCGTCATAATAATTCTTGTCAAGGCTGGAGCACCAGTTGATCAGACCATCAAAACCCTATCTTCTTACATGGAGAAAGGAGACTGTATCATTGACGGTGGCAACGAATGGTATGAGAACACAGAGAGGAGAGAGAAAGATATGGCTGAGTTAGGTCTTCGTTATCTAGGGATGGGAGTTTCAGGTGGTGAAGAGGGTGCTCGAAATGGACCGTCACTGATGCCTGGAGGCTCTTTTGAAGCCTACAAGTACATAGAAGATATTTTACTAAAGGTCGCTGCTCAAGTTCCTGATAGTGGACCTTGTGTTACATACATTGGCAAAGGTGGTTCTGGAAATTTTGTTAAGATGGTTCACAATGGAATTGAATATGGTGATATGCAGTTGATTGCAGAGGCTTATGACGTTCTGAAATCTGTTGGGAAGCTCTCTAATGATGAATTGCATCAAGCCTTCTCAGAATGGAACATCGGGGAGCTCCAGAGCTTCTTGATTGAAATTACAGCTGATATATTTGGAATCAAGGATGACAAAGCGGATGGACATTTGGTAGACAAGGTTTTAGACAAAACTGGAATGAAAGGTACTGGTAAATGGACCGTTCAGCAAGCTGCTGAATTGTCAATTGCTGCTCCTACAATAGCCTCATCCCTAGATTCCAGATTCCTTAGTGGATTGAAGGATGAAAGGGTGCAAGCAGCCAAAGTTTTCAAATCTTGTGGGGTCAGCGACATCCTTGTTGAACAGTCTGTGGATAAGAAGCAATTGATTGACGATGTCAGAAAAGCACTCTATGCTTCGAAAATATGTAGCTATGCTCAGGGAATGAATTTGATAAGGGCAAAGAGTGCTGAGAAGGGATGGGACTTGAAACTAGGGGAGCTTGCCAGGATCTGGAAAGGTGGTTGCATTATCCGTGCCATATTTTTGGATCGTATTAAGCAAGCTTATGACAGAAACGCAGATCTCGCTAACCTACTTGTGGATGAAGAGTTTGCAAAGGAGGTAGTTGAACGCCAGTCTGCCTGGCGAAGAGTGGTCTGCCTAGCTATAACCTCGGGTATTAGCACACCTGGCATGTCTTCAAGTCTTGCTTACTTTGACTCATACAGGAGGGAAAGGCTTCCTGCAAATTTAGTCCAAGCTCAAAGGGATTACTTTGGTGCTCATACTTATGAGAGGACCGATATGCCTGGGTCATTTCATACTGAGTGGTTCAAGATTGCCAAACAGTCGAAGATCTGA
- the LOC107019909 gene encoding uncharacterized protein LOC107019909 has protein sequence MEYPKHPGGTEECNSNESGWTMYIGSPYREYNDEDDDEGTPMKGDDHVEDGGSDDSMTSDASSGPSHQGVVLCTNVEQIYGKHVEKDNRKFSSKEQLQQQKQAKKKLSDKNTKAAKEDSGHKAKSGKGYGYCRSTTRGKHVS, from the coding sequence ATGGAGTATCCTAAACATCCTGGAGGAACAGAAGAATGCAACAGCAATGAGTCAGGTTGGACGATGTATATCGGTTCACCTTACCGTGAGTATAATGATGAAGACGATGATGAAGGAACTCCGATGAAGGGTGATGATCATGTTGAAGATGGTGGTAGCGATGATTCCATGACTTCGGATGCTTCATCTGGTCCAAGTCATCAAGGAGTAGTACTATGCACAAACGTAGAGCAAATTTATGGAAAGCATGTGGAAAAAGATAACAGGAAGTTCTCAAGTAAGGAACAATTACAGCAACAAAAACAGGCAAAGAAGAAATTGTCTGATAAGAATACAAAAGCAGCAAAAGAAGATTCAGGACATAAAGCAAAGAGTGGCAAAGGTTATGGTTATTGCAGATCAACAACAAGAGGAAAACATGTgagttaa